The following nucleotide sequence is from Bactrocera oleae isolate idBacOlea1 chromosome 2, idBacOlea1, whole genome shotgun sequence.
ATTGTTTTAAAGAAAGCTGTGGCATTAGTATTATTTTTCAACACTGTGAGCACAACTTTATCCATGTGCCAATGTTGGGCGCACTGTTCCAGTATGTTCATCATGAACTTACCAAGTCCTTGGCGTTGAGATTCTGGTTCAATCTGCATTTCATAGCTATAACAATAGAGAGATGTAATTTAGTTATACACGCAAAATGTTGTGGTACTCACCAGTATAGCACACTATTACCGTAGTCCATGTCAAAACGAAACATGGTATAAGCTACGGGTTGTCCACTTTTATCTGTTGCCACCAAATAGCGTgcccattttttatttaaatcattctgcTTTACCTTTGGTTGCCAGCCTATTTTTAAAGTCTTATAATAAGGACTCACATTACGTTCCGCTAATTTAAAAGCCCATTTCAATGTTTTTGCATCCATATCAGCTTTTGTGCGACAATAAAGTTTATATTCCGCTCCATTCTTTGCCGTAAATTGGAAAGCATTGGGCACAGATTCCATAGGGTTCTTAGCTTTGCCTGCATTTTCTACATTTCTTTGTTGATTAGCTGTTGAAGTTGTGTTCGTCATTTTGGAATTTTCCTCTACGGGTagagtttgtaaaattaaaGTGAATACAGGCGCCAAATGTGTAAACAGtgataaatatgtaattttaacaCTTCTCTTATTCCATgtgtaatatgtaaaattttgttttgctttgcatGAGCgggaaaaaaagtaaaacatagTGCTGCCAGCcatataaaatttgttgagaAATTATAGAGCACGTTATATGCCGAAAAACTCGCAAAACTAGATGGATTAGATTTTTCGCTAATTCATGTTATTTTGGACGATGTTATCACCTTAAAGCGTATTTCATTATATAGTAGATTTCTCttatagttatttttatttgaaaacccTTCAATCTAAAACTTTCATtgaatacaatacaataatacTTTAAGAATGTTAATCACTTTTGtggtctgttgttgttgtagtgataTCCCTGAGGAAATTTGGAGAAACGTGCCGATCG
It contains:
- the Naa40 gene encoding N-alpha-acetyltransferase 40, whose product is MTNTTSTANQQRNVENAGKAKNPMESVPNAFQFTAKNGAEYKLYCRTKADMDAKTLKWAFKLAERNVSPYYKTLKIGWQPKVKQNDLNKKWARYLVATDKSGQPVAYTMFRFDMDYGNSVLYCYEMQIEPESQRQGLGKFMMNILEQCAQHWHMDKVVLTVLKNNTNATAFFKTIGYSLDETSPDILEKAEYEILSKILL